The DNA sequence GCATTGCTTATCGGCAGTGCCGCTTTCACGGCCCCGGTGGCCGCGGCACAAGGCAGCAATGTTATCGCCATTGATGAAGTGAAGATCCTTCGCGACAGCAAGGCTGGCAAGGATATGGCGACAAAACTCAACAACATCGAAACACAGATGAACGGCGAGCTGACACCGGAACGGAACACGCTGCAAACCGAAGGCCAGGCACTGGACGCCAAACTGGCCGGCAAGACCCGCGAGCAGGTGAATGGCGATACCGCTCTGGTTTCAGAGTTGAATGGCTATCAGGCAAAAGCGAACGCTTTCGCTGCGAAAGCGAAACGGGCGTCGCAGGAATTCTCGCTGACCGAGCGTGTTGCGCTGGCGACCTTCAACAAGGCCCTTGAACCGGTCCTGCTTCAGGTCATTCAGGAAAAGAATGCCGATGTCGTCGTGTCCAAGAGTTCGGTGGTCTATTCCGCTGACAAGATCGATGCGACCGATCTTGTGATCCAGAAGCTGGATGCGGCTACACCGACCCTGACCGTGACCCGCCAGAAAATTCCGGATCAACCGGCAAATCCGCAGTAACGGAGCATAATCGTGACGGTTGATCCGCGGTTCTACGCGCCATTAGGGGCTTTGACGCTCGGCCAGATAGCGGAATTGACCGATGCGGTAATGGAAGGCGACGGCGATCTGCCTGTGTCGGGCATCGCCTCCGCCGCCAATGCCCAGGCAGGCGATCTCGCCTTCCTGGACGGTAACGGCAAGTCCGTCCCCGAGATCTCGGCGAATGCCGGGATTTTCGTGACCAATGAAGCCAATCTTCAATATGTCCCTGAAGGTGCATCGAAGTTGGTGACTCGCTTCCCGCGCTATGCCCACTCCGTGGCGGCACTGGCGATGTACAAGCCCCGCCATCTGGACTGGACGGGTGAGGCCCGGATTTCACCTGATGCTCAGGTGCATGAGGGGGCGCATGTTTCGCCGGGGGCGGTTATCGGCCCTGGGGCAGTTGTTGGTGAAGGCAGTTGGATCGGCCCCAACGCTTCGTTGGGTCCGGGCGTTCAGGTCGGGCGGCACTGTCAGATCGGGGCCAATACAAGCGTATTCTGCGCATTGCTCGGAGATCATGTGACCTTGCTGGCGGGCGCGCGTATCGGCGAAGCCGGATTTGGCGTGCTTGCTGCGCCAGACGGACAGCGCGATGCGCCGCATTTCGGGCGTGTGATCTTGCAGGATCACGTCTCAATTGGCGCAAATACCTGTATCGACCGCGGCGTCTTCGAGGATACGATTATGGGCGAGCGCACCAAGATCGATAATCTCAGCCAGATCGCTCACAATGTCGTTTTTGGGCGTTCTGTTATCATGGCGGCGTTTGGGGGCATCTCAGGCTCCGTCAGGGTTGGCAATCACGCCATGATCGGTGGGCGGGTTGGTATTGCCGACCATGTCAGGGTCGGTGATGGTGTTAGCCTGGCGGCCTCCTCGGGCCTGTTCCGGAATATCGAGGATGGTGAAACCTGGGGCGGCACGCCTGCAAAGCCGATCCGCCAGTGGATGCGTGAAGTCGCCTGGTTGCAGAAACAGGCAAACCCGAAGAAAAATAACTGAACGGCGCACTTTCCGCGCCGGCATTCAGAGACGCAGCCATGCCGACACAAATACATCCTACCGCGTTCGTTGAAGACGGCGCCCAGCTTGGCACGGATGTCACGATTGGTCCGTTCTGCCATGTCAGCGCAAACGCGGTGATTGGCGATGGGTGCAGTCTGCACTCCCATGCTGTCGTGACTGGGCACACAAGCGTCGGACGGAACAGCGTCCTGTTTCCACACGCGACATTGGGGTGCAGCCCGCAGGTCATCGGCTTTGAGAGCACGCCTGATTCCCGCCTCGAAGTGGGCGAGAATTGTACGTTCCGCGAATACGCCACTGCCCACGCCGGCATGCCGAAGTTCGGTGGCCTGACGAAAGTCGGCGACCACTGCTACATTATGATCGGCGCGCACATCGCCCATGACAATGTCATCGGAAATCATGTCGTGATGGCGAATAATGTGTCGCTGGCCGGCCATATCGAAGTGGGAGACCATGTCTGGTTCGGTGGACTCGCCGCAGTTCATCAGTTCTCCCGTATCGGCCGCAATGCATTCGTTGGCGGTGGCGCGATCGTGGTGGAAGACATCATTCCCTTCGGATCGGTCGTCGGAAACCATGCCAAACTGTCCGGCCTCAACATGGTTGGGCTGAAACGGCGTGGATTCGATAAAAGCCAGCTGATGCAGATCCGCAGCGCCTACAAGGCCGTCTTTTTTGGGGATGGTTTGTTCAAGGAGCGTCTTGCAAAGGCAGCGGCCGATTTCGCA is a window from the Hyphomonas adhaerens MHS-3 genome containing:
- a CDS encoding OmpH family outer membrane protein; protein product: MSHLKKILCAFALLIGSAAFTAPVAAAQGSNVIAIDEVKILRDSKAGKDMATKLNNIETQMNGELTPERNTLQTEGQALDAKLAGKTREQVNGDTALVSELNGYQAKANAFAAKAKRASQEFSLTERVALATFNKALEPVLLQVIQEKNADVVVSKSSVVYSADKIDATDLVIQKLDAATPTLTVTRQKIPDQPANPQ
- the lpxD gene encoding UDP-3-O-(3-hydroxymyristoyl)glucosamine N-acyltransferase — its product is MTVDPRFYAPLGALTLGQIAELTDAVMEGDGDLPVSGIASAANAQAGDLAFLDGNGKSVPEISANAGIFVTNEANLQYVPEGASKLVTRFPRYAHSVAALAMYKPRHLDWTGEARISPDAQVHEGAHVSPGAVIGPGAVVGEGSWIGPNASLGPGVQVGRHCQIGANTSVFCALLGDHVTLLAGARIGEAGFGVLAAPDGQRDAPHFGRVILQDHVSIGANTCIDRGVFEDTIMGERTKIDNLSQIAHNVVFGRSVIMAAFGGISGSVRVGNHAMIGGRVGIADHVRVGDGVSLAASSGLFRNIEDGETWGGTPAKPIRQWMREVAWLQKQANPKKNN
- the lpxA gene encoding acyl-ACP--UDP-N-acetylglucosamine O-acyltransferase: MPTQIHPTAFVEDGAQLGTDVTIGPFCHVSANAVIGDGCSLHSHAVVTGHTSVGRNSVLFPHATLGCSPQVIGFESTPDSRLEVGENCTFREYATAHAGMPKFGGLTKVGDHCYIMIGAHIAHDNVIGNHVVMANNVSLAGHIEVGDHVWFGGLAAVHQFSRIGRNAFVGGGAIVVEDIIPFGSVVGNHAKLSGLNMVGLKRRGFDKSQLMQIRSAYKAVFFGDGLFKERLAKAAADFADQPLAMELISFIQAGGDRPICKPA